In Bacteriovorax sp. Seq25_V, a single genomic region encodes these proteins:
- the thrS gene encoding threonine--tRNA ligase, which yields MAKFDIDTIRHSSAHLMAQAISRLYPNENVQFGVGPVIENGFYYDVQMATSITEENLKDIENMMKKIIKEKLPIERKVFSRDEAIKFFADQGQELKVELISAIPQGEEISCYAQGEFIDLCRGPHVEKTSDIPFGFKLTSIAGAYWRGDEKRQMLQRIYAVCFETKEELKEHLARIEEAKKRDHRKLGKELELFHFEQVAPGAPFFMPKGAFVYNQLVEYIRRLYRIYEYDEVITPQILDTELWHTSGHYEHYKENMFFSKFDDREYAVKPMNCPCHMLMFKHYKYSYRDLPMRYADFGRLHRYESSGALAGLTRVRSFCQDDAHIFLALEQVQEEVQRTMKMIFTAYEMFDFKNVKVNLSTRPEKKAGSDETWDIAENALRDALSASGHEFHIKEGDGAFYGPKIDIEVADALGRFHQLGTIQLDFQLPDRFDLKFTTKDGGEERPVVVHRALLGSLERFFGVYLEHVAGIFPFWLAPEQATIVPVNNEFHLEFSKELSKKLNALGFRIKVDDRNESMGYKTRQIQKAKTPFMMVIGDKEMESNSVSIRRHGEMKSETWTIDQLITEFTKLDSVKYPAQV from the coding sequence ATGGCCAAATTTGACATCGACACAATCAGACACTCGTCTGCGCACTTGATGGCCCAAGCAATCTCAAGACTGTACCCAAATGAGAACGTTCAATTTGGTGTTGGTCCAGTTATTGAGAATGGGTTTTACTATGACGTACAAATGGCGACCTCTATAACCGAAGAAAACTTAAAAGATATCGAAAATATGATGAAGAAAATCATCAAGGAAAAGCTTCCAATCGAAAGAAAAGTTTTTTCTCGTGATGAGGCCATCAAGTTTTTTGCAGATCAGGGACAAGAATTAAAAGTAGAATTAATTTCTGCAATTCCTCAAGGAGAAGAAATTTCTTGTTACGCTCAAGGTGAGTTTATCGATCTTTGTCGTGGACCACACGTTGAGAAAACTTCAGACATCCCTTTTGGATTCAAACTTACAAGTATTGCAGGTGCTTACTGGCGTGGAGATGAGAAACGTCAAATGCTTCAAAGAATTTATGCTGTGTGCTTTGAAACAAAAGAAGAACTAAAAGAACACCTAGCTCGAATTGAAGAAGCGAAGAAAAGAGACCACAGAAAACTTGGAAAAGAATTGGAGTTATTCCACTTTGAACAAGTAGCTCCAGGAGCTCCATTCTTCATGCCAAAAGGTGCCTTCGTTTACAATCAGCTCGTTGAGTACATCAGAAGACTCTACCGTATTTATGAATACGATGAAGTTATTACTCCACAAATTCTCGATACAGAACTATGGCATACAAGTGGTCACTATGAGCACTATAAAGAGAATATGTTCTTCTCAAAATTTGATGACAGAGAATATGCAGTGAAGCCGATGAACTGTCCTTGCCACATGCTCATGTTTAAGCACTACAAGTATAGCTACCGTGATCTTCCAATGAGATATGCTGACTTTGGTAGACTACACCGTTACGAAAGCTCGGGAGCACTTGCGGGACTTACGAGAGTAAGATCTTTTTGCCAAGATGATGCCCACATCTTCTTAGCTCTTGAACAAGTACAAGAAGAAGTTCAAAGAACAATGAAGATGATTTTCACTGCATACGAAATGTTTGACTTTAAAAATGTGAAAGTTAACCTTTCAACAAGACCGGAGAAAAAAGCAGGTAGTGATGAAACATGGGATATTGCAGAGAATGCACTTCGTGATGCATTAAGCGCTTCAGGACACGAATTCCACATCAAAGAAGGTGACGGTGCTTTCTACGGCCCAAAAATTGATATAGAAGTTGCCGATGCACTTGGAAGATTCCACCAGCTGGGAACTATCCAACTAGATTTCCAACTTCCTGATCGTTTTGATCTCAAATTCACAACTAAAGACGGTGGAGAAGAACGCCCAGTTGTTGTCCACAGAGCACTTCTTGGCTCACTTGAAAGGTTCTTTGGAGTTTATCTTGAGCACGTTGCAGGGATCTTCCCATTCTGGTTAGCACCAGAGCAAGCAACTATTGTTCCTGTAAATAATGAGTTCCATCTTGAATTCTCAAAAGAGCTTTCTAAGAAACTTAATGCTCTTGGCTTCAGGATTAAAGTTGATGATAGAAATGAATCAATGGGATACAAGACAAGACAAATTCAAAAAGCAAAGACACCATTTATGATGGTTATTGGCGATAAGGAAATGGAATCAAATTCTGTTTCAATTAGACGCCATGGTGAAATGAAGTCTGAGACTTGGACAATAGACCAGTTGATTACAGAATTTACAAAACTAGATAGCGTAAAATATCCGGCCCAAGTTTAA
- a CDS encoding D-alanine--D-alanine ligase: protein MSTVKNILIVYGGGGSEHEVSKVSSAYIFECISKTKHFNPILVEITKEGHWEQAGRKCSLNGRILKTPTEQPYIDYAIPCIHGHPGETGEIQGFFQTIGLPYFGPSSEGSIHCFNKVTTKLWLDMLGISNSPWMSQNINEEIDTDKVKAFFAKSNNDVFIKASNQGSSVGCYHVTKEDFLKSTITEAFKFSQNVIIEKSIKARELEIAVFEYQGKVIATEPGEIICPDGFYSYEEKYSKTSHTKTDVRAKNVSPEISKQMQEAAIKAFKAFNLKHLSRVDFFYTGDKYYLNEINTFPGMTPISMFPQMLEGTGLKFDEYLRDNIDSCLK, encoded by the coding sequence ATGTCTACAGTAAAGAATATCCTCATCGTTTATGGCGGTGGAGGTTCTGAACACGAAGTCTCTAAAGTATCATCTGCTTATATCTTTGAATGTATTTCAAAAACAAAACACTTTAATCCCATCCTTGTTGAAATTACAAAGGAAGGACACTGGGAACAGGCCGGAAGAAAGTGTTCCCTTAATGGCCGTATTCTTAAAACACCTACTGAACAACCATATATTGATTATGCTATCCCATGTATTCATGGCCATCCAGGAGAGACTGGAGAAATTCAAGGCTTCTTCCAAACAATTGGTCTTCCCTATTTTGGTCCAAGTTCAGAGGGAAGTATCCACTGCTTTAACAAAGTAACAACTAAACTTTGGCTTGATATGCTTGGCATTTCAAACTCACCTTGGATGAGCCAGAATATCAATGAAGAAATAGATACAGATAAAGTAAAAGCTTTTTTTGCAAAATCTAATAACGATGTATTTATTAAAGCTTCAAACCAAGGTAGTTCTGTTGGTTGTTATCATGTCACTAAAGAAGATTTTCTAAAATCAACGATTACAGAGGCCTTTAAATTTTCTCAAAATGTAATCATTGAAAAAAGTATAAAAGCTCGCGAACTAGAAATTGCAGTTTTTGAATATCAAGGAAAGGTAATTGCGACTGAGCCAGGTGAAATCATTTGTCCAGACGGCTTCTACTCATATGAAGAAAAATACTCAAAAACTTCACATACCAAGACAGATGTGCGCGCCAAAAATGTATCCCCTGAAATTTCAAAACAAATGCAAGAAGCTGCAATCAAAGCTTTCAAGGCATTTAATTTGAAGCATCTTTCTCGCGTTGATTTCTTCTATACAGGAGACAAGTACTATCTCAACGAGATCAATACATTTCCTGGAATGACACCAATTTCAATGTTCCCGCAAATGCTAGAAGGAACAGGATTGAAGTTTGACGAATACTTAAGAGATAATATCGATAGTTGTTTAAAATAG
- a CDS encoding winged helix-turn-helix domain-containing protein, with the protein METTQQGIDQRPKADRQTFAFIGSGEGLIPSVDRLTKLEVGKAYYQLGKVYYDKADLDMAEVNFIKSLECAELPKDNFSVLKILGFLIRIAAEKLENEKASKYISMSESIVEDLAANLGSLNGEYFYYAGLVKSYKGDFDGASLDLNMAHKTSREENDPDLLAKCLLALANNSLNTLDCHQALDYLNQLDNLLKIINKEYLGGSMHMSYGKVYLTLGDHQKSLEHFKIANETLQNKKCWNLYGYVLLGKGQVYKLAGDFDRSVVYYNMASEAIDLNRFKRLSNLVKAEIQEVNDSSVDIYLDRTNRKVKEKTLGVIDFKHRFVLLEILFLLAKNTGEYFDKEVLAKMIWKDEYNPLIHDKLIYTSVSRLRKLIEPKNVTESKRKYIIRGKDGYTFNPNVKIRFQMETRLSPGRAIANVDISSPV; encoded by the coding sequence ATGGAGACAACACAACAAGGTATTGACCAGAGACCCAAAGCAGATAGACAGACTTTTGCTTTTATTGGTTCTGGTGAGGGACTTATTCCATCAGTTGATCGTTTAACAAAATTAGAAGTTGGTAAGGCCTATTATCAACTGGGAAAGGTTTATTATGATAAGGCCGATCTTGATATGGCCGAGGTTAACTTTATAAAGTCACTAGAGTGTGCAGAGTTACCGAAAGATAATTTCTCAGTATTAAAGATTCTTGGTTTCCTAATTAGAATTGCTGCTGAAAAATTAGAAAATGAAAAAGCATCTAAGTATATCTCAATGTCAGAAAGTATTGTTGAAGACCTTGCAGCAAACTTAGGAAGTTTAAACGGTGAGTACTTCTATTATGCTGGTCTTGTTAAGAGTTATAAAGGTGATTTTGATGGAGCATCTCTTGATCTTAATATGGCACATAAAACATCTCGTGAAGAAAATGATCCTGACTTACTTGCAAAGTGTTTATTGGCCCTCGCAAATAATTCTCTCAATACGCTTGATTGTCATCAGGCACTTGATTACTTAAATCAACTTGATAATCTTTTAAAAATTATCAACAAGGAATATCTTGGTGGATCAATGCACATGAGTTATGGGAAAGTTTACCTGACTCTTGGTGATCACCAAAAATCACTTGAACACTTCAAAATTGCTAACGAAACACTTCAAAATAAAAAATGCTGGAATCTCTATGGATACGTTCTATTAGGGAAAGGGCAAGTTTATAAGCTTGCAGGTGATTTTGACCGTTCTGTTGTTTATTACAATATGGCATCAGAGGCGATTGACCTAAATAGATTTAAGAGACTTTCAAATCTTGTAAAAGCAGAAATTCAGGAAGTAAACGATTCAAGTGTTGATATTTATCTTGATAGAACTAACAGAAAAGTAAAAGAGAAAACTCTTGGAGTTATCGATTTCAAGCACCGTTTTGTTCTTCTCGAAATTCTTTTCTTGTTAGCAAAGAACACGGGAGAGTACTTCGATAAGGAAGTTCTTGCGAAGATGATTTGGAAGGATGAGTATAATCCACTTATTCACGACAAGTTAATCTATACGAGTGTTTCACGCTTAAGAAAACTTATCGAGCCAAAGAATGTTACTGAATCAAAGAGAAAGTATATTATTCGCGGAAAAGACGGTTATACTTTTAATCCAAACGTGAAGATTAGATTCCAAATGGAGACTCGTCTTTCTCCAGGTAGAGCGATCGCAAACGTTGATATTAGTTCGCCAGTGTAA
- a CDS encoding acyl-CoA--6-aminopenicillanic acid acyltransferase — MLEDLDLPELVYSKDKSAFENGLSHGEQYKDAIRDLANIRRDLMLRKNPALKTSISPLAKEQLLATKAFCPDSALELEGIAKGANLSIEDIIILNNYTDFRDITLPDEGCTSIYSSLSGSSVSGQTWDMHESAKNFLCVIKEEDKVVFSLVGCLGLMGVNKHGLFIGVNNINTTDAKVGIVWPALVRHALQVNSLDSMRSLITRAEVTSGHNYLISDKSQGEHWEITPSVKGLVSKASLNDKKTIFHTNHCLNKDVIAIEDSASISSTTHARFEICNKYENQINDVTSMEAFLKSHENHPKSICSHYNSGVQDPSMTCGGAVFDSATMKLKLWKGCEEFDSNYKDRTYNLGEL, encoded by the coding sequence ATGTTAGAGGATCTAGATTTACCAGAGTTAGTCTATTCAAAAGACAAATCGGCTTTCGAAAATGGATTAAGTCATGGTGAACAATATAAAGACGCAATAAGAGATTTGGCAAATATTAGGCGAGACCTGATGTTACGAAAGAATCCTGCTCTTAAAACTTCGATCTCTCCCCTTGCAAAAGAACAGCTTCTCGCCACCAAGGCCTTTTGTCCTGATTCGGCCCTTGAATTAGAAGGGATTGCAAAAGGTGCAAACCTCTCCATTGAAGATATTATTATTCTTAATAACTACACTGACTTTAGAGATATCACTCTCCCAGACGAAGGGTGTACGAGTATCTACTCTAGTCTTTCTGGCAGCTCCGTCTCTGGGCAGACATGGGATATGCACGAGAGTGCTAAGAACTTTCTTTGTGTTATCAAAGAAGAAGATAAAGTTGTTTTCTCACTTGTTGGTTGCCTAGGTCTCATGGGAGTCAATAAGCATGGCCTCTTCATTGGTGTAAATAATATTAACACCACAGATGCGAAAGTCGGAATTGTGTGGCCAGCTCTTGTGCGCCATGCGCTTCAAGTAAACTCACTCGATTCGATGAGAAGTTTAATTACACGTGCTGAAGTCACATCTGGACATAATTATCTTATCTCAGACAAATCCCAAGGTGAGCACTGGGAAATTACTCCTTCAGTGAAAGGTCTTGTCTCGAAAGCATCTCTAAATGATAAGAAAACAATCTTTCATACCAATCACTGTTTAAACAAAGATGTTATTGCTATTGAAGATAGTGCATCAATTAGTTCAACGACCCATGCTCGTTTTGAAATCTGTAATAAGTATGAAAATCAAATAAATGATGTTACATCAATGGAAGCCTTTTTAAAGTCCCATGAAAACCATCCAAAATCAATTTGTTCTCATTATAATTCAGGAGTGCAAGATCCTTCCATGACATGTGGTGGAGCAGTATTTGACTCGGCCACAATGAAGTTGAAATTATGGAAGGGCTGTGAAGAGTTTGACAGTAATTATAAAGATAGAACTTATAACCTAGGTGAATTATGA
- a CDS encoding aspartate aminotransferase family protein, whose protein sequence is MSLYFQTWSAQENPNQLEITGTSETDYILKDGSTVYDLSSCSYHLGFGLRNKNLETAIIDQVTSLPVAGPKTVFPLKDQVTKRLLSKLGLEGKLFYTTSGAESVENALKIARNYSGKTDILARKVSYHGATIGALSATGDWRSDGHLTLSQNTHYIPEPYEKDALERTEEIINAVGADNISAFILETITGGNGVYIPTQEWWDGIQCLCKKYDILLILDEVVCGFSRTGKDFGFQNFKLSPDIICLAKAISGGFFPFGAVYFNSEISKHYDKNVLSAGLTNYAHPIGLKLCDEVLNLIEDQSFQDNLDQVEKLLSDFKENVQSFPNIKEVRHIGALMAIEVIEQHFSWKVFKENGLYINVTGQNIIICPIMTTDLKKLEDALNKVKNLLNKA, encoded by the coding sequence ATGAGCCTGTACTTCCAAACTTGGTCTGCCCAAGAAAACCCAAATCAACTCGAGATTACTGGAACTAGTGAAACTGACTATATTTTAAAAGATGGAAGTACCGTTTATGATCTCAGTAGTTGCAGTTACCATCTAGGCTTTGGTCTTAGAAATAAAAATCTTGAAACTGCCATCATCGACCAGGTTACAAGCTTACCAGTCGCTGGTCCAAAAACCGTCTTCCCTCTAAAGGATCAGGTCACCAAGCGATTACTCTCAAAGCTAGGGCTTGAGGGAAAATTATTTTACACAACATCTGGCGCGGAGTCTGTTGAGAATGCTCTCAAGATAGCCAGAAACTATAGTGGCAAAACAGATATATTGGCACGCAAAGTCTCCTACCATGGAGCAACGATTGGCGCATTATCGGCAACAGGAGATTGGAGAAGTGACGGGCATTTAACGTTGTCTCAAAATACACATTACATCCCTGAGCCCTACGAAAAAGATGCACTAGAAAGAACTGAAGAGATAATCAACGCCGTTGGTGCGGATAATATCAGTGCCTTCATCCTTGAGACAATTACAGGAGGAAATGGCGTTTACATCCCTACTCAGGAATGGTGGGATGGAATTCAGTGTCTTTGTAAAAAGTACGACATCCTCTTAATTCTTGATGAAGTTGTTTGTGGTTTCTCTCGAACAGGCAAAGATTTCGGATTTCAAAACTTCAAACTTTCTCCCGATATTATTTGTCTTGCAAAGGCAATTTCGGGGGGATTCTTTCCATTTGGTGCCGTTTACTTTAACAGTGAGATTAGTAAGCACTATGACAAAAATGTTTTAAGCGCCGGTCTTACTAACTATGCTCATCCAATTGGACTAAAACTATGTGACGAAGTTTTAAATCTTATTGAAGACCAGTCGTTTCAAGATAACCTCGATCAAGTTGAAAAGCTGCTTTCAGATTTCAAAGAAAACGTTCAGAGTTTTCCTAATATAAAAGAAGTTCGTCATATTGGTGCCCTCATGGCCATTGAAGTTATTGAGCAACACTTCAGCTGGAAAGTATTTAAAGAAAATGGATTGTACATTAATGTCACAGGTCAAAATATTATTATCTGCCCTATTATGACTACCGATCTTAAAAAGCTTGAAGATGCTTTAAACAAAGTAAAAAACTTATTAAATAAGGCGTAG
- a CDS encoding aminotransferase class III-fold pyridoxal phosphate-dependent enzyme, which produces MKTIKPIDEQNLKTSQEVLKKYYDSIAIPAEKKPYLVSHKESTGPYMAISGDTTGFIQDAASQIATLGLGFNSLPFFGVAHLKEAWTNDIYTENAQDIIKSFKGFLKSKMNNRKTEVIFTNSGAESNEVALGLAFKRRKSKNAKKVIAFEGSFHGRFLISLFSTWNKSKREPFQIKGYETSFIPFPEIKHSNYNLKIDKKWLELWENPFCDKFNEKLTPYLSNEETRDEVSSLLSLKAQLETEEHFAVIVEPMQCEGGDRYGTNRFFNALVLLCKSYQTEVIMDEVQTGFYLGRDFFWHQSFNLQDSSGTPIFPEYVSCAKKAQTGILLTTNGEYIDNEEFQFASLARGYYHAIAIDQSRNRIEEIEKYCKKKLIELIKERDQLSSPRACGLAFAFDLADDKDINKFIEARFKVGLLYYNAGSHTLRFRLNTAYKKEDIDYLFAEIENIYAHIYHGAELKIPSDIKTPQASPEFNYLWHEKILKERIIPGKVEQALEFITKFFAQNYSLELVNITKDNFKTYKKQIEDIQKIVYEPARQTEIEKFEKVVSHEPNISLGLLNDGKLVAISFAGAIGLFPHERGLRQVKYFNDSRTLYMLDTTTIPDYQGKMIGRFLKYAVELIGCSKKLNYIYGRNRDQLAANMLQINLSLGAIAEIYLKEDYPDDEEYRDVYIYRSPLVWEKDNIKLSNTVARPNLFGEITEEFISQNIGELINKICLSNFVSQTFLDNLQYLSTLVPQTLRHIYTTSGQAECVDKIYKAVLYKEEDKTRQKVISFRGHYFGSGSFMARSLSDEAGAYFPVSYFDHPTASNEDSLLKEIEKTVKAEKILAIFIEPCPQKLNNADVSTKFLVGLKKLSMKNGVKIVYNISSQILSTDFLTMESQPDAMMAYLGGQMGVCYMSNECYVDAPLMLISTWDGDSHSLAQFVQAKKNFETIDALKVEKTFSVKEIALGKFSKTSSFSYKHQGLSNHDGPYILNGNFNKV; this is translated from the coding sequence ATGAAAACGATAAAGCCAATTGATGAACAGAATTTAAAAACAAGCCAAGAAGTTTTAAAAAAGTATTATGATTCAATAGCAATACCGGCCGAAAAAAAACCATATCTTGTAAGCCACAAGGAATCAACAGGTCCATATATGGCAATCAGTGGTGATACAACAGGATTTATCCAAGATGCTGCAAGCCAGATTGCGACACTAGGACTTGGTTTTAACTCTCTTCCTTTCTTTGGAGTTGCTCACCTTAAAGAAGCATGGACCAATGACATATACACAGAGAATGCACAGGATATAATCAAATCATTTAAAGGTTTTCTAAAATCAAAAATGAATAATAGAAAAACAGAAGTCATCTTTACCAACTCTGGAGCAGAATCGAATGAAGTTGCACTTGGGTTGGCCTTCAAAAGAAGAAAATCTAAAAATGCTAAGAAAGTTATCGCCTTTGAAGGTTCATTTCATGGACGTTTTCTTATTTCTCTTTTTTCAACTTGGAATAAATCAAAGAGAGAACCATTCCAAATCAAGGGCTATGAAACATCATTTATCCCATTCCCTGAAATTAAACACTCTAACTACAATTTGAAGATAGATAAAAAGTGGTTAGAACTTTGGGAAAATCCTTTCTGCGATAAATTCAATGAAAAGCTTACCCCATACTTAAGCAATGAAGAGACAAGAGATGAAGTTAGTAGTCTACTAAGCCTCAAGGCACAACTTGAGACAGAGGAGCACTTTGCTGTCATCGTTGAGCCGATGCAATGTGAGGGTGGTGACCGTTATGGAACAAATCGTTTTTTTAATGCCTTAGTTCTTCTGTGTAAGTCTTATCAGACAGAAGTGATTATGGATGAAGTTCAAACAGGTTTTTATCTTGGAAGAGATTTTTTCTGGCACCAGTCATTTAATCTTCAAGATTCAAGTGGCACACCAATCTTCCCAGAATATGTAAGTTGTGCAAAAAAGGCACAAACCGGAATCCTTCTCACAACGAATGGCGAATATATTGATAACGAAGAATTTCAATTTGCTTCTCTTGCTCGTGGTTATTATCATGCAATCGCCATTGATCAATCACGTAACCGTATTGAAGAAATTGAAAAATATTGTAAGAAAAAGCTTATTGAATTGATAAAAGAAAGAGATCAACTCAGCTCGCCTCGAGCTTGTGGACTTGCATTCGCTTTTGACCTTGCTGATGACAAAGATATCAACAAATTCATTGAAGCCCGTTTTAAAGTAGGTCTGCTCTATTACAATGCAGGCTCTCATACTCTAAGATTTCGCCTTAACACGGCCTATAAGAAAGAAGATATTGATTATCTCTTTGCTGAAATTGAAAATATCTATGCCCATATTTACCATGGTGCTGAGCTTAAAATCCCAAGTGATATTAAAACACCTCAGGCCTCGCCAGAGTTCAACTATCTTTGGCATGAAAAAATACTCAAAGAAAGAATAATACCCGGAAAGGTTGAGCAGGCCCTTGAATTTATCACAAAATTCTTTGCACAGAACTATTCTCTTGAGCTTGTAAATATAACCAAAGACAATTTCAAAACATATAAGAAACAAATCGAAGACATTCAAAAAATTGTTTACGAACCAGCGAGACAAACAGAAATTGAAAAATTTGAGAAAGTTGTTTCCCATGAACCAAATATCAGTCTTGGTCTATTAAATGATGGCAAACTTGTCGCAATTTCTTTTGCGGGCGCAATTGGGCTCTTTCCCCACGAGCGAGGTCTTCGTCAAGTTAAGTATTTCAATGACAGCAGAACACTCTACATGCTGGATACAACTACTATTCCAGACTATCAGGGCAAGATGATTGGTAGATTTTTAAAGTATGCCGTCGAGTTAATTGGCTGTTCAAAAAAGCTAAACTACATCTACGGTCGAAACAGAGATCAATTGGCCGCAAACATGCTTCAAATCAATCTCTCTCTTGGGGCCATTGCAGAGATCTATCTCAAAGAGGATTACCCTGATGATGAAGAATACAGGGATGTTTATATCTACCGCTCTCCTTTAGTTTGGGAAAAAGATAATATTAAACTTTCAAACACTGTCGCACGCCCTAATCTCTTTGGAGAAATCACAGAGGAATTTATTTCTCAAAACATAGGGGAACTTATTAATAAAATTTGTCTTTCAAATTTTGTCAGTCAGACTTTTCTTGATAACCTTCAATATCTTTCTACCCTCGTCCCACAAACACTTCGTCACATTTATACAACAAGTGGACAAGCTGAATGTGTCGATAAAATTTACAAAGCTGTCCTTTACAAGGAAGAAGATAAGACTCGCCAAAAAGTTATCTCTTTTAGAGGTCACTACTTTGGAAGCGGAAGCTTTATGGCCAGATCACTTTCAGATGAGGCAGGGGCTTACTTCCCAGTAAGCTATTTTGATCATCCAACGGCCTCAAACGAAGATAGTCTTTTAAAAGAAATAGAAAAGACAGTTAAAGCGGAAAAAATTCTCGCTATCTTTATCGAACCTTGCCCACAAAAGCTAAATAACGCAGATGTTAGTACAAAATTTCTAGTCGGCTTAAAAAAACTTTCGATGAAAAATGGTGTTAAAATTGTCTACAATATTAGTTCACAAATACTTTCGACAGATTTCTTAACAATGGAATCTCAACCAGATGCAATGATGGCTTACCTCGGAGGTCAGATGGGAGTTTGTTATATGTCGAATGAGTGCTATGTTGATGCCCCTCTAATGCTAATAAGCACTTGGGACGGCGATTCGCACTCTCTTGCCCAGTTTGTGCAAGCGAAGAAAAATTTTGAAACAATAGATGCACTCAAGGTTGAAAAAACATTTTCTGTAAAAGAAATTGCACTAGGAAAATTTTCAAAAACAAGTTCTTTCTCGTATAAGCACCAGGGTCTTTCAAATCACGATGGCCCCTATATTTTAAACGGCAACTTCAACAAGGTATAG
- a CDS encoding 3-oxoacid CoA-transferase subunit B, with amino-acid sequence MSWSKIEMAKEALNLIPKGSSINLGIGLPTLISEILPKEHDYIIHSENGVLGVGQRPSKNEVSPTLINAGKETISVIPGASFFDSSTSFGMIRGGHIDYCILGGMEVDSERSLANWMIPGKKITGMGGAMDLVNGAKNVIVMMTHKNKDDTIKLVKKCTLPLTGKAVVNTVVTDLGVFSFENEKFKVLKLVNGVTLNDLGSNELFVE; translated from the coding sequence ATGAGCTGGTCAAAAATTGAAATGGCAAAAGAAGCACTAAACCTCATCCCGAAAGGTTCAAGTATCAATCTTGGAATTGGTCTTCCAACACTAATAAGTGAAATCTTACCAAAAGAGCATGATTACATTATCCATTCTGAGAATGGTGTATTAGGAGTGGGCCAACGTCCAAGTAAGAATGAAGTAAGCCCTACTCTAATCAATGCTGGAAAAGAGACAATCTCAGTTATCCCAGGAGCAAGTTTCTTTGATAGTTCTACAAGCTTTGGAATGATTCGCGGTGGACACATTGACTATTGTATTCTTGGCGGAATGGAAGTAGACAGCGAAAGAAGCCTAGCCAACTGGATGATCCCGGGTAAGAAAATAACTGGAATGGGTGGAGCAATGGATCTCGTAAATGGAGCGAAGAATGTCATTGTAATGATGACTCATAAAAATAAAGACGACACAATTAAGCTTGTAAAAAAGTGTACACTACCTCTAACAGGTAAGGCCGTAGTTAATACTGTTGTTACTGATCTTGGTGTTTTTAGCTTTGAAAATGAAAAGTTTAAAGTGCTTAAATTGGTAAATGGAGTAACTTTAAATGATTTGGGAAGTAACGAACTGTTTGTAGAATAA
- a CDS encoding CoA transferase subunit A, producing the protein MKSKIFKNAQDALFDVKSGSSIMSGGFGLCGIPENCIEALSQMSINNLSVISNNIGNSGRGLVKLLKKDMIKKAYCSYVGGNPDLEEKILANTIDLELIPQGTFSERIRAHGMGIRAFYTPTGYGTLIGEGKEVKEFDRPCILETSLGADFAIIKAQKGDSFGNLWFKEAARNFSPLMAMAATTTIVEVEELVELGDIRPEDVHLSGIFVQRIFQGSNYENAIEFLKVNEE; encoded by the coding sequence ATGAAAAGTAAAATCTTTAAAAATGCACAAGATGCACTCTTTGATGTTAAGTCAGGATCATCGATTATGAGCGGTGGTTTCGGTCTTTGTGGTATTCCAGAAAACTGTATCGAGGCATTATCACAGATGTCTATCAATAACCTCTCTGTTATTTCAAATAATATTGGAAACTCTGGAAGAGGACTAGTGAAGCTTCTAAAAAAAGATATGATAAAAAAAGCTTATTGCTCTTATGTCGGTGGTAACCCAGACCTTGAGGAAAAAATCTTGGCCAATACAATTGATCTTGAACTAATTCCTCAAGGAACATTTAGTGAGAGAATCAGGGCCCATGGCATGGGAATCAGGGCCTTCTACACCCCTACTGGGTATGGGACTTTAATTGGAGAAGGCAAAGAAGTAAAAGAATTTGACCGCCCATGTATTCTTGAGACTTCCCTTGGTGCAGACTTTGCAATTATTAAGGCGCAAAAAGGTGATAGCTTTGGAAACCTCTGGTTTAAAGAAGCCGCCAGAAACTTCTCTCCTCTTATGGCCATGGCAGCAACAACAACAATTGTCGAAGTTGAGGAGCTTGTTGAGCTTGGAGATATCAGGCCAGAAGATGTTCACCTCAGTGGTATTTTCGTACAAAGAATTTTTCAAGGTTCTAATTATGAAAATGCAATTGAATTTCTAAAAGTAAACGAAGAATAA